A single Lactuca sativa cultivar Salinas chromosome 8, Lsat_Salinas_v11, whole genome shotgun sequence DNA region contains:
- the LOC111886666 gene encoding trans-cinnamate 4-monooxygenase, with product MDLLLLEKTLLGIFVAIIGAIFISKLRGKRFKLPPGPIPVPIFGNWLQVGDDLNHRNLTDLAKKFGEIFLLRMGQRNLVVVSSPDLAKEVLHTQGVEFGSRTRNVVFDIFTGKGQDMVFTVYGEHWRKMRRIMTVPFFTNKVVQQYRHGWEAEAAAVVEDVKKNPASATEGIVIRRRLQLMMYNNMFRIMFDRRFESEDDPLFLKLKALNGERSRLAQSFEYNYGDFIPILRPFLKGYLKVCKEVKEKRLQLFKDYFVDERKKMGSTKSMDNNQLKCAIDHILEAKDKGEINEDNVLYIVENINVAAIETTLWSIEWGIAELVNHPTIQSKLRHELDTVLGPGVQVTEPDIAKLPYLQAVIKETLRLRMAIPLLVPHMNLHDAKLSGYDIPAESKILVNAWWLANNPAQWKSPEEFRPERFLEEESKVEANGNDFRYLPFGVGRRSCPGIILALPILGITIGRLVQNFELLPPPGESKVDTSEKGGQFSLHILKHSTVVAKPRSL from the exons ATGGATCTTCTCCTCTTGGAGAAAACTCTCTTAGGCATTTTTGTTGCCATTATAGGCGCAATCTTCATCTCTAAGCTACGTGGCAAGCGTTTCAAGCTCCCGCCGGGACCTATTCCAGTACCCATTTTCGGGAACTGGCTCCAAGTCGGCGATGACCTCAACCACCGCAACCTAACTGATCTCGCCAAAAAGTTCGGAGAGATTTTCCTTCTCCGAATGGGCCAGCGCAACCTCGTTGTCGTATCATCCCCGGATCTCGCCAAGGAAGTCCTCCACACACAAGGCGTCGAGTTCGGATCCCGAACTCGAAATGTCGTGTTCGATATATTCACAGGGAAAGGACAAGACATGGTGTTTACAGTATACGGCGAACACTGGCGCAAGATGCGGAGGATCATGACTGTTCCATTCTTCACCAACAAAGTGGTCCAGCAATACAGGCATGGATGGGAGGCGGAAGCCGCGGCAGTGGTGGAAGATGTGAAGAAGAATCCGGCATCAGCGACGGAAGGTATTGTGATCCGAAGACGGTTGCAATTGATGATGTACAACAATATGTTCAGGATTATGTTTGATAGAAGATTCGAAAGCGAGGATGATCCATTGTTCCTGAAGCTGAAGGCGTTGAATGGAGAGAGAAGTAGATTGGCACAGAGCTTCGAATACAACTATGGCGATTTCATTCCAATTTTGAGACCATTTTTGAAAGGCTATTTGAAGGTCTGCAAGGAAGTCAAAGAGAAGAGGTTGCAGCTTTTCAAGGATTACTTCGTTGATGAAAGAAA GAAGATGGGAAGCACAAAAAGCATGGACAACAATCAATTGAAATGTGCAATTGATCATATTCTTGAAGCTAAGGATAAAGGAGAGATCAATGAAGACAATGTTCTTTACATCGTTGAGAACATCAACGTTGCTG CAATCGAAACAACCCTATGGTCAATCGAATGGGGAATCGCCGAACTCGTAAACCACCCAACCATCCAATCGAAACTCCGCCACGAGCTCGACACAGTTCTCGGACCCGGAGTCCAAGTCACCGAACCCGACATCGCAAAACTCCCCTACCTCCAAGCCGTAATCAAAGAAACCCTGCGTCTCCGTATGGCCATCCCCCTCCTAGTCCCGCACATGAACCTCCACGACGCCAAACTTTCCGGCTACGACATTCCGGCGGAATCCAAGATTCTAGTGAACGCGTGGTGGCTCGCCAACAACCCCGCCCAATGGAAGTCGCCGGAGGAGTTTAGGCCCGAAAGATTCCTTGAAGAGGAAAGTAAAGTGGAGGCAAATGGAAATGACTTTAGGTATTTACCATTCGGAGTTGGTCGCCGGAGTTGTCCCGGAATTATACTCGCGTTACCAATTTTAGGGATAACGATTGGGCGGTTGGTgcaaaattttgagttgttgccgCCACCCGGGGAGTCGAAGGTGGATACAAGTGAGAAAGGCGGACAATTTAGTTTGCATATCTTGAAGCATTCGACGGTTGTGGCTAAACCGCGATCATTATAa